The Planctomycetota bacterium genome contains the following window.
GAGCGCGGGACGATTCGTCAGCCGGCGTGGGTGGCGGTCGGACTGGCGGCGGGGCCGATGATCTTGCTGCAGCTGGCCTATCCGATCCTGCCGATCCGCGAGGACGCCGATGCCCAGGCCGCCCGTCGTGTCGCGGCCTGGGTCGCCTCCGACGACGCGGCCGATCTGTTGGCGACGCATCCGGACGTCCGCGTCGATCACCCCGTCTACCGACTCGCTCGGATCACCACGGATGATCACCCATTCAATGGCGGGTCCCAGCAGATGATCGTGCAGCCTCCAACTGGCACGCTCTATCTCTGGCACGAGGTCTACAGCGACTACAACGCCGATGGCCGATTCACAGTTGACGCCACGATGCCCGAGCAGCACGGGTGGTCGGACGTCACCCCCGAAGGGTTTCCAGAAGCGTGGCGCGTGTTTACATCACCGGAGCCGGTTGTCGTTTTGGAGTGACGCGGAGCTCCGCGACCTCTTTGAAGAGAGGTTCGTTGCACTCACCGCTAACCGAGGGCGGACGGGTCTTCGATCGCACCTAACGTCGTCGCGTGACCGAGCAGCAGCCCGCGTATCCGCAGGTCGTTTTGACCAATACCGAGTCGCTTCCCGGGTATCGCATCAAGCACATCCTCGGGCTCGTCCAGGGCAACACCGTCCGCGCCAAACACTTCGGGCGAGACTTCGCGGCAGGGCTCAAGAACCTCGTCGGCGGTGAGCTGTCGGGTTACACCGAGTTGCTCATCGAAAGCCGGCAGCAGGCGACGCAGCGGATGGTCCACCAGGCGACGCAGCTCGGTGCCAATGCCGTCATCAACGTCCGGTTCAGCACCAGCGCCGTCACCGGCGGGGCGGCAGAGCTGTACGCGTACGGCACCGCGGTCGTCATCGAGGCCGAGGGCACGGCATGAGCTGGATGTCGATCCTGCTCGGCTTCTGGTGGCTGCTTTTGCCGATCGCATTGCTCGCGGTGGGTGCGTTGGGCCTGATCATCGATTCGGAGCACCGCAAGAGCCTCAAGTACCGACGGGCCGAGGTTGGCCATGTACTCGTCACGGACCTGCGGCAGCTTCCGGGCATGGATGTGTCGGCCGGGACGCAGATCGTCTCGGGCGAAGTCGTCCTCGCGGCCAACCGCCTGATCTCGACCCTGGCCCGGTTCAAGCTCTTCTTCGGCGGCGAGGTCAAGACGTTCCACGAGACCGCCACGCGCGCTCGGCAGGAGGCGATGATCCGGCTGATGGAGCAGGCCGCCAGCCTCGGCTACGACGCCGTGGGCAACGTTCGTGTCGAGCCCGTTGACCTGGCCGGCGTGACGACGCGCGATCGCAACCAGCAGGGCAAAGGCGTCTCCGTCGCCATCATCGCCTACGGCATGGCCTATCGCCGCACCGCCGACTTCCCCACCCCCGCTGCCGCACCGACGGTCATGGGCTACCTCACCTGAGCGCGATCAAGGTTGCTTCACGAGGCGGTGCGACTTCAGTCGCACTGTCCGCTCATGAATCGCGACGAAGAAACGTCGTCGCGACCTCTTCGTCCGCGCAGCGCCACCAAACCTGCCCGTGATGATGCAGCAACGCGTAGGCCTTCACGCCGGGAAGCATCAGCGTGAAGTCCGTCTTCCACAGCCGAGGCAGCAGGACCTCGGCGAGTTCGAACACGGCGCGTGCGTCCGGCAGCACAACGGCGTCCGCAACCGTGCGGCCTGCGAGTTCGTCTGGAAACAGATCGGCCGTCGATCGGCCATCACTTGTCGAGCCGTGATCCAGCTCCGCCGCCCAGTGGTGGACCGGCATCAGCCACGTCGGCTGCGTCGTCAGCCACTCCACTGCCCCAGCGAGAAAAGCGGGCAACTCGTCGACGTCGAGGCGCCGCACCCGATCGGCAAACGCCGGGCGAACCGTCACGTCATCGCCCGTGATCCAGCCGGCGACATGCCATGCCTCGCCGACTGGGGCGAAAGAGCCACCGTTGGGGTAGACGCATTCAAGGCCGAGCGACTCGGCTTCTTCCAAGACGGATCGATAGGGGACGATGTCAAACGGAGGTGCCACGGACAGTTGCGTTTTTAGATGATCATCATAATATGCAGTTCATGACCACAAAAGAGGCCATTCTCGCGGGGCTGCGTAGCTCGGGACGCCTGGTCGCGATGTTCACCGGCGACCTTACGAGCGAGCAACTTCACCATCGTCCTGTGCCCGATGCGAATGCCGGTGCCTGGATCATTGGGCATCTCGTTCTGAGCGAGCGATCCGCTCTTCGACTTCTCGGAGCGACCGATCTTCCCGAACTCGAAGACGGGTTCGAGCAGATGTTCGCTCGCAATGAGACCGCCCCTGCCGCACAGGACTTTGGTGATGCGACGCGACTGCCGGCGATGTTCGACACGCATCGGCAGCTGTTGCTCGAGGCGATCGAAAAAGCTGACGAATCGGTGTTCGATCAGCCGTTGCCGGATTCCAGTCCGATCGCTGACACGATCGGCGAGTTGCTGGTCTTTTTCGTGGTCCACGTCTCGACGCACGTCGGTCACTTCAGCACGATTCGCCGAAGCCTCGGCATGCCGCCGCTGATCTAGCTACGGTCGCGGCGGATGCGGATCGTGCTTACCGGTGGCCCCGGCGCGGGCAAGTCGACGGCCGTGCGACGCCTCGTCGAAGACGACGCCTTTGCAAACTGGCGACGCGACCTCGGCGGCGTGGCGGCGGTGACGGAGTCGGCCACCGAGGTCTACGGCCGACGTGGACTTCGCTGGGATCGCATCGACGAGGAGACGCGGCGCGACGTGCAACGCGAGATCTACCGGCGTCAGCTGCAGGCTGAGGCGGAGGCACCGACGGATGTTGGCGTCGTGTTGCTCGATCGCGGCACCATCGACGGCAGCGCGTACTGGCCGGATGGGCCCGAGGCCTACTGGCGCGACGTCGGCTCCGCGCCCGAGGTCGAAGCGAAGCGATACGACGCCGTGCTGCTGCTTCAATCCTCCGCTGCCGTCGGTGCGTACGACGGCGAATCGACCAATGCCGTCCGCTTCGAGTCGGCGGCTGGCGCGCTCGAAAGCGACCAGACGCTGCACCG
Protein-coding sequences here:
- a CDS encoding YbjQ family protein — translated: MTEQQPAYPQVVLTNTESLPGYRIKHILGLVQGNTVRAKHFGRDFAAGLKNLVGGELSGYTELLIESRQQATQRMVHQATQLGANAVINVRFSTSAVTGGAAELYAYGTAVVIEAEGTA
- a CDS encoding heavy metal-binding domain-containing protein, which produces MSWMSILLGFWWLLLPIALLAVGALGLIIDSEHRKSLKYRRAEVGHVLVTDLRQLPGMDVSAGTQIVSGEVVLAANRLISTLARFKLFFGGEVKTFHETATRARQEAMIRLMEQAASLGYDAVGNVRVEPVDLAGVTTRDRNQQGKGVSVAIIAYGMAYRRTADFPTPAAAPTVMGYLT
- a CDS encoding DinB family protein — translated: MTTKEAILAGLRSSGRLVAMFTGDLTSEQLHHRPVPDANAGAWIIGHLVLSERSALRLLGATDLPELEDGFEQMFARNETAPAAQDFGDATRLPAMFDTHRQLLLEAIEKADESVFDQPLPDSSPIADTIGELLVFFVVHVSTHVGHFSTIRRSLGMPPLI
- a CDS encoding AAA family ATPase, with the translated sequence MRIVLTGGPGAGKSTAVRRLVEDDAFANWRRDLGGVAAVTESATEVYGRRGLRWDRIDEETRRDVQREIYRRQLQAEAEAPTDVGVVLLDRGTIDGSAYWPDGPEAYWRDVGSAPEVEAKRYDAVLLLQSSAAVGAYDGESTNAVRFESAAGALESDQTLHRLWSVHPRLIPVAATLDFESKLGAIATTIRELIGA